From Streptomyces yatensis, one genomic window encodes:
- the mscL gene encoding large conductance mechanosensitive channel protein MscL, with protein sequence MEGFKAFLMRGNVIDLAVAVVIGAAFTAVVNSIVKGLINPIVGAFGTKDLEKYRSCLKAPCETNAAGDVIHGIPILWGSVLSAVLTFLITAAVVYFLMVLPMSRYLARKAAKEEKAEEEQAVAEAEEILLLRQIRDELVAQRGAAVEGGGSGSSA encoded by the coding sequence ATGGAAGGGTTCAAAGCCTTCCTGATGCGCGGCAATGTGATCGATCTGGCCGTCGCGGTCGTCATCGGAGCCGCCTTCACCGCCGTCGTGAACTCGATAGTGAAGGGCCTCATCAACCCCATAGTCGGAGCCTTCGGCACGAAGGATCTCGAGAAGTACCGCTCCTGTCTCAAGGCGCCCTGCGAGACCAACGCCGCGGGCGATGTCATCCACGGCATTCCGATCCTCTGGGGAAGCGTGCTCTCGGCCGTGCTGACCTTCCTGATCACCGCGGCGGTGGTGTACTTCCTGATGGTGCTGCCGATGTCGCGCTATCTGGCGCGCAAGGCAGCCAAGGAGGAGAAGGCGGAGGAGGAGCAGGCCGTCGCGGAGGCCGAGGAGATCCTTCTGCTGCGCCAGATCCGCGACGAGCTGGTGGCGCAGCGCGGCGCCGCCGTCGAGGGTGGCGGCAGCGGCTCCAGCGCCTAG
- a CDS encoding AMP-binding protein encodes MPRSSRTEELPTLAADTRRAARVALRWISEPDCTEELTHAELLDQAARAAAALTRLGVRAGDRVAVHLPLVPESVIATLACGRLDVVRASLPVGLRPHELRERIREVDAKVVITADAGQHRGEPQPLKRQVDRALAGCPGVRSVLVVHRLACPVSWTPGRDLWWHDELGRYTEPLPGPYS; translated from the coding sequence GTGCCCCGTAGCTCTCGGACGGAGGAGCTCCCGACACTGGCCGCCGACACTCGGCGGGCCGCCCGGGTCGCCCTCCGCTGGATCAGCGAGCCGGACTGCACCGAGGAGCTCACCCACGCCGAGCTGCTCGACCAGGCGGCCCGGGCCGCCGCCGCACTGACCCGGCTCGGCGTCCGCGCCGGGGACCGGGTGGCGGTCCATCTGCCGCTGGTGCCCGAGTCCGTGATCGCCACGCTCGCCTGCGGCCGGCTCGACGTCGTCCGCGCCAGCCTCCCCGTGGGGCTGCGCCCCCATGAGCTGCGCGAGCGGATCAGGGAGGTCGACGCGAAGGTCGTCATCACCGCGGACGCCGGGCAGCACCGCGGGGAGCCGCAGCCGCTCAAGCGGCAGGTCGACCGGGCGCTGGCCGGCTGCCCCGGGGTGCGATCCGTGCTGGTCGTCCACCGGCTCGCCTGCCCGGTGTCCTGGACGCCCGGGCGTGACCTGTGGTGGCACGACGAGCTCGGCCGGTACACCGAGCCGCTGCCCGGGCCGTACTCTTGA
- a CDS encoding P1 family peptidase, protein MEAERTNSESTPTGPADGLTDVRGLRVGHAQRSGGGRLTGTTVVLAPEGGAVAAVDVRGGGPGTRETDALDSRNLVQRVDAVVLTGGSAFGLDSASGVASWLEEHGRGFRVGPDPAQVVPVVPAAALFDLGRGGDWRARPDAALGREAIEAAAASEPGAPVAQGNVGAGTGAVAGGLKGGTGSASTVLPSGVTVAALAVVNAVGSVLDPGTGVLYGEYYEPSDEGGPHRPGAAEHAEAMRRLAAARAESERRQAASVRPPLNTTLAVVATDAVLTRAQAHKLAGTAHDGLARAVRPVHLLSDGDTVFALATCGRPLIPEGGTEGADDPAFGVHRESGALNEVLAAGADVLTRALVKAVLAAESVDGPGGVFPAYRDLYSR, encoded by the coding sequence ATGGAAGCCGAGCGGACAAACTCCGAATCAACCCCCACCGGTCCGGCCGACGGCCTCACGGATGTCCGTGGACTGCGGGTGGGCCATGCCCAGCGGTCCGGCGGCGGCCGGCTGACCGGGACGACCGTCGTGCTGGCCCCGGAGGGCGGTGCGGTCGCCGCGGTCGATGTGCGCGGGGGTGGTCCCGGCACCCGGGAGACCGATGCCCTCGATTCGCGGAATCTGGTCCAGCGCGTCGATGCCGTGGTGCTGACCGGCGGCAGCGCGTTCGGGCTCGACAGCGCCTCGGGGGTGGCATCCTGGCTGGAGGAGCACGGCCGGGGCTTCCGGGTCGGTCCCGATCCGGCGCAGGTCGTTCCGGTGGTCCCGGCCGCCGCCCTCTTCGACCTGGGCCGCGGCGGCGACTGGCGGGCCCGCCCGGACGCCGCGCTGGGGCGCGAGGCGATCGAGGCGGCGGCCGCTTCGGAGCCGGGGGCGCCGGTCGCGCAGGGCAATGTGGGAGCGGGCACCGGTGCGGTGGCCGGTGGGCTCAAGGGCGGCACCGGCTCGGCCTCCACGGTGCTGCCGTCCGGTGTCACGGTGGCCGCGCTGGCGGTGGTCAATGCCGTGGGATCGGTCCTGGATCCCGGTACGGGTGTGCTCTACGGGGAGTACTACGAGCCGTCGGACGAAGGCGGGCCCCACAGGCCCGGTGCGGCCGAGCACGCGGAGGCGATGCGCCGGCTGGCCGCCGCGCGGGCCGAGTCGGAGCGGCGGCAGGCCGCGTCGGTGCGGCCTCCGCTGAACACCACGCTGGCCGTGGTCGCCACCGATGCCGTGCTCACCCGGGCCCAGGCGCACAAGCTGGCAGGTACCGCGCATGACGGTCTGGCGCGGGCCGTCCGGCCGGTGCATCTGCTCTCCGACGGCGACACCGTCTTCGCCCTGGCCACCTGTGGGCGGCCGCTGATACCGGAGGGCGGTACCGAGGGTGCCGACGATCCGGCGTTCGGGGTGCACCGGGAGAGCGGCGCGCTGAACGAGGTGCTGGCGGCCGGGGCGGATGTGCTGACCCGGGCCCTGGTCAAGGCGGTGCTCGCGGCGGAGAGCGTGGACGGCCCGGGCGGTGTCTTCCCCGCGTACCGGGATCTTTACAGCCGCTGA